The sequence AGCCGCGTGCTGTACATCTCGGTCCGACCGAACAGACGCGGAATCAGATAGTAAAGCGAGCCAATGGACACCATGGCCACCCAGCCCAGCGCGCCGCTGTGCACGTGACCGATGGTCCAGTCGGTGTAATGAGACAGGGCGTTCACCGTCTTGATGGACATCATCGGTCCTTCGAAGGTGGACATGCCGTAGAAGGACAGCGAGGTGATCAGGAACTTCAGAATGGGATCGGTACGCAGCTTATGCCACGCGCCCGACAACGTCATGATGCCGTTGATCATGCCACCCCAGGAGGGGGCCAGCAGGATCAGCGAGAACAGCATACCCAGGCTCTGCGCCCAGTCCGGCAGGGCAGTGTAGTGCAGATGGTGCGGACCCGCCCACATGTAGGTGAAGATCAAAGCCCAGAAATGCACCACCGACAACCGGTAGGAATACACCGGTCGCTGCGCCTGCTTGGGCACGAAGTAATACATCATGCCCAGGAAGCCCGCGGTGAGGAAGAAGCCGACCGCGTTGTGGCCATACCACCACTGGATCATCGCATCCTGCACGCCGGCATAGGCCGAATAGGATTTCATCGGCCCCACTGGTATCTCGATGTTGTTGACAATGTGCAGCAGCGCGATGGTGATGATGAAGGCGCCGAAGAACCAGTTAGCCACGTAGATATGCGGCGTGCGACGCTTGGCGATGGTACCGAAGAAGACGATGGCGTAGGCCACCCACACCACGGCGATCAGGATGTCGATGGGCCATTCCAGCTCTGCGTACTCCTTGGACGTGGTGTAACCCAGGGGCAGCGTGATCGCCGCCAGCAGGATGATGAGCTGCCAGCCCCAGAAGGTGAACGCCGCAAGCCCGTCCGAGAACAGGCGCACATGGCAGGTGCGCTGCACCACGTAATAAGACGTGGCAAACAGGGCGGAGCCACCGAAGGCGAAGATGACCGCGTTGGTATGCAATGGTCGCAGACGCCCGTAACTCAACCAAGGGATGCCGTAAGTCATGTCCGGCCAGATGAGCTGGGCGGCGATGAACACCCCCACCAGCATGCCGACGATGCCCCAGACCACCGTCATCAAGGCGAATTGCCGGACCACCTTGTAGTTGTATGTGGCTTCCATGCGCACCTCTCCTTTTGTTGTCAGGTCATACCGTGCAAGCGGCGGCCTGCCACCGCCTGCGCGCTATGGCCTTGTTCAGTGGTTGGCAGACGGCGGGATCGCCGGGGGTGGCGTGTCGTCGTCCATCACCACGCGATAGGCCGGTCCTTCCAGGTCCTCGAACTGCCCTGCTTTGACCGCCCACCAGAAAGTGACGCCCACCACGAGCACCAGCACCAGACTCAGCGGGATCAGCAGGTAAAGAATCTCCACAACCGGTTCCTAACGGGATAATCGTATCTTCTTTTCGTGAATATTAGGCAATGTGGCGGAATGTCGCAAGGCCTTTTATCTATAGCACCGATTTTGTCCTAGCAAAGCGATCGGGTTTTCTGGCGCGACGAATACGTAGCCAGGCCGCTGAAAAACGCCAGTAGGATGGCCGGATGCTAGGCGCAGGGCGTTTAGCGACCGGTGCCTAGCGGGTGGCTAGGTGAGTAAGGGAAAAAGAAGTTTCGGCGTAGGCTGACCTCGGCGCCGCCCGGTTAGGCGAAGCGGCCGAAGCGAACACCAGTAAATGCCGCAGATGGCCCACCGTTGGAAGTCGCCGCTAAGGCGCTTCCCCAGAGCGGCACGAAATCTGTGGGAGGGGCTCGTGGGAGCGAGCTCGAGCCGCGACACGACCGCTGCCGTCCTTGCAGCGTCATTTCCGAGCTAGGCGGGAAGTAGGGCCGGGTGGCCATGACCGTCCGTGGGTCTAAAATTTCGGCGCTCGCTGCGCGCGGCGGCATTGACGTGTCCGGGTCGCCTACGGCGTCCGCAAAGAGGACAGGGGTGTTGGCCCCGCGCGGCGCGGGTGGCCTACCAACAAACGGAGGCGAATGTTATGTACAGCGCCGTTAACGGGGCGTACGTCGGTCTAATGGGTAATCTGGGATGATTACTTGGCTCAAGAAGGACATGCCGTTTCCACCGGTGAGCACCGCCCTGCGCGACCCCAACGGTCTGCTCGCCGCCGGCGCGGATCTCAGCCCCGAGCGCCTGCTCGCCGCCTACACCCACGGCATCTTCCCCTGGTTCAATCCAGGCGAGCCTATCCTTTGGTGGAGCCCAGACCCGCGTATGGTGCTATTTCCAGATGAACTGCGTGTGACACGTTCCCTCGCCAAGGTGCTGCGCAACCGGCCCTACGAGATCCGCTTCGACACGGCTTTTACTCAGGTCATAAAAGCCTGTGCTGCACCGCGTCCGGGTCAGGCCGCCACCTGGATCGGGCCTGCGATGATCGAGGCTTACACGCGCCTAAATCACCTGGGTTATGCCCATTCGGTGGAGACGTGGATCGACGGTGTGCTGGCCGGTGGGCTCTATGGCGTGGCCATCGGTGGGGTGTTCTATGGCGAATCCATGTTCCATCGCGTGCGCGACGCCTCTAAGATCGCTTTCGTGCATCTGGTCTGGCATCTGAAGCACTGGGGTTTCGGTCTCATCGATTGCCAGATGAAGACGGCGCATCTGGCCTCCTTCGGCGCGCGCGAGATCCCGCGCGCCGAGTTCGTGCGGCTGGTGCGCAAGCTGATAGAATCCCCCCATCACCCCGGTCCCTGGCGGCCGGAGGTCACCTGGAAGGATGCAGCCAGTCTCCGATGCTGAATGACTTTCCCGCCCACAAGCTCCAGTTCTACCTAACCTCGCCCTACCCCTGCAGCTATCTACCAGACCGGGTGGCGCGGTCCCAAGTGGCCACGCCCAGCCAGCTCATCACCACACCCCTCTATAGCCGGCTCATCCATCTCGGCTTTCGCCGCAGCGGGACCTATGTCTATCGGCCCCTGTGCGACCGCTGCCGGGCCTGTGTGCCGGTGCGGGTGCGCGTCATGGAATTCACGCCCAACCGCGCGCAGCGCCGTGCCTGGATACGCCATGGTGGACTGTCCGTGCGCATGACGCCGCTATCCTACGAGGATGAACATTTCGCCCTCTATCGACGCTACCAGGCCCGGCGCCATCCCGGTGGCGGTATGGATCACGACAACAGCCACCAGTACCGCCAGTTTTTGCTGGAAAGCGGTGTCAGCACCACGCTGGTGGAATTTCGCGAGCAGGGCGTGCTGCGCATGGTGAGCATCGTGGACGAGGTGGCAGACGGGTTATCGGCGGTCTACACGTTCTACGATCCCGACGTGCCACGGGCCAGTTTCGGCACCTACAACATCCTCTGGCAGATCGAGACCTGTCGCCAGCGCGGACTGCCCTATCTGTACCTCGGCTACTGGATCGCACACAGCGACAAGATGGCCTACAAGATCCGCTTCCGCCCCCTTGAAGGCTTGGTGGACAGCACCTGGCGCCTGTTGGAGACCTGATGTCGCTACGCCTTGCGGCGGCGTGTCTGGCCGCCAGCCTGCTCAACCTGGGCTGCGCCACGCAGCCTCTGCGCTCGCCGGTTTCCTTCGCGGTGCTGGAAGATGAGCCCCGTGTGCGCTTCGAACCTGGCGCAGAAGCCTATGCGCGCCAGGTCGCAGCGCTGCTGCCCCAGGCGGTGGCACAGGTGGAAGCGGCCCACTACCTGCCCTTCGCCGATCTAGTCATGGTGCACGTGTGTGGCAGCGAAACCTGCTTCGCTGCCCATGTCACCAGCCGCAACGTGAGTGGCGCCACCGTCCCGGACAATCAGGTCTTTCTCGCGCCACGTCTGTTCGATCGCGAGACACAGCGGCTATCCATGATCCTCGCCCACGAGCTCTCCCACCTGCATCTGGGCCAGCGTCTTGGCCACTACACCCACGAGGTGCCGGTTTGGTTTCACGAGGGACTGGCCGCCTTGGCCTCCGGCGGTGGTGGTGCGGATTACGCGAGCGAGGCAGAGGCACGCGCGGCATTCGCGGCCGGCCGGGCCTTTTCACCCGCCACCCTGGACACGCCGGATCACCGCCACCGCGCCGAGGACTGGGGGCTTTCGCCCCATCTCTTCTACCGTCAGGCCATGATGTTCCTCCAATACCTGAAGCAGGAAAGCGAGACGCGCTTTCGCGAGTTCCTGTTGCGCGTGCAAGACGGCGAAAATTTTACCGAGGCCTTCGGCCGCACCTACAATAGGTCCCTGCTCGAGGCCGGGCAGCGTTTCCTCGAAGCCGTCGTGCCTGTGGCAGCGGCGCCTGCCCCGCCCACCGACTGAAAACCGGGAGCCCCCCATGCAGCAGTATCTCGACCTCATGCGCCACGTGCTCGAACACGGGCACCGCAAAAACGATCGCACCGGCACCGGCACCCTGTCGGTGTTTGGCTACCAGATGCGGTTCGATCTCAGCCGTGGCTTTCCCCTCCTGACCACCAAGAAGGTGCACTTGCGCTCCATCATCCACGAGCTGCTGTGGTTCCTGAAGGGGGACACCAACATCAAGTATCTGCACGACAACGGCGTCACCATCTGGGACGAGTGGGCGGACGAACAGGGCGATCTCGGCCCCATCTACGGTTATCAGTGGCGCTCTTGGCCCACCGCGGACGGTCGCCACATCGACCAGATCAGCCAGGTGATCGAAGAAATCCGCAGCAACCCGGATTCGCGCCGGCTGATCGTGTCGGCCTGGAATGTGGGCGAGCTGCACAAGATGCGCTTACCACCCTGTCATGCCTTCTTCCAGTTCTACGTGGCGGAGGGCAAACTGTCCTGCCAGCTCTACCAACGCAGCGCCGACATTTTCCTGGGCGTGCCCTTCAACATCGCGTCTTACGCCCTGCTCACCATGATGGTGGCCCAGGTATGCGATCTCGTGCCGGGCGAATTCGTGCACACCCTGGGTGATGCCCACCTCTACCTCAACCATTTGGAGCAAGCACGGGAGCAGCTGTCGCGCACACCGCGCCCGCTGCCCACCATGAAGCTCAACCCCGCGGTGAAGGACATCTTCGCTTTCCGCTACGAGGATTTCACTCTCGAAGGTTACGATCCCCACCCGCCGATCAAGGCCCCCGTCGCTGTCTGAACGCCACAGGAGCACCCCATGCCCGCCAACACACCCCGCGTGTCCATCATTGCCGCCATGGCGGCCAACCGCGTCATCGGCAAGGGCAACCGCCTGCCCTGGCACCTGCCGGAGGACCTGCAGCATTTCAAGACCCTCACCATGGGCCACCACATCGTCATGGGCCGCAAAACCTACGACTCCATCGGCAGGCCGCTGCCGGGCCGGACTACGGTGATCGTCACCCGACGGCCGGACTACGCCGCGCCCGACTGCATCGCCGTCAATTCCATCGACGCCGCCTTGAGTGTCTGCCATGGCGATGCAGAGGTATTCTTCGTGGGCGGGGCGGAAATCTACGCACAAGTGCTGCCCATCGCCGACCGCCTGTATCTCACGGAAATCAAGCGCGACTTTGCAGGCGATGCGCGCTTCCCCTCGTTCGATTCAGCCGACTGGCAGGAGGTCTCGCGGGAACGCCATGTCAAAGAAAACGGCGAACCCTTTGAGTACCATTTCGT comes from Thiobacter sp. AK1 and encodes:
- a CDS encoding thymidylate synthase, whose translation is MQQYLDLMRHVLEHGHRKNDRTGTGTLSVFGYQMRFDLSRGFPLLTTKKVHLRSIIHELLWFLKGDTNIKYLHDNGVTIWDEWADEQGDLGPIYGYQWRSWPTADGRHIDQISQVIEEIRSNPDSRRLIVSAWNVGELHKMRLPPCHAFFQFYVAEGKLSCQLYQRSADIFLGVPFNIASYALLTMMVAQVCDLVPGEFVHTLGDAHLYLNHLEQAREQLSRTPRPLPTMKLNPAVKDIFAFRYEDFTLEGYDPHPPIKAPVAV
- a CDS encoding arginyltransferase, which produces MLNDFPAHKLQFYLTSPYPCSYLPDRVARSQVATPSQLITTPLYSRLIHLGFRRSGTYVYRPLCDRCRACVPVRVRVMEFTPNRAQRRAWIRHGGLSVRMTPLSYEDEHFALYRRYQARRHPGGGMDHDNSHQYRQFLLESGVSTTLVEFREQGVLRMVSIVDEVADGLSAVYTFYDPDVPRASFGTYNILWQIETCRQRGLPYLYLGYWIAHSDKMAYKIRFRPLEGLVDSTWRLLET
- the ccoS gene encoding cbb3-type cytochrome oxidase assembly protein CcoS, whose translation is MEILYLLIPLSLVLVLVVGVTFWWAVKAGQFEDLEGPAYRVVMDDDTPPPAIPPSANH
- the aat gene encoding leucyl/phenylalanyl-tRNA--protein transferase produces the protein MITWLKKDMPFPPVSTALRDPNGLLAAGADLSPERLLAAYTHGIFPWFNPGEPILWWSPDPRMVLFPDELRVTRSLAKVLRNRPYEIRFDTAFTQVIKACAAPRPGQAATWIGPAMIEAYTRLNHLGYAHSVETWIDGVLAGGLYGVAIGGVFYGESMFHRVRDASKIAFVHLVWHLKHWGFGLIDCQMKTAHLASFGAREIPRAEFVRLVRKLIESPHHPGPWRPEVTWKDAASLRC
- a CDS encoding dihydrofolate reductase; protein product: MPANTPRVSIIAAMAANRVIGKGNRLPWHLPEDLQHFKTLTMGHHIVMGRKTYDSIGRPLPGRTTVIVTRRPDYAAPDCIAVNSIDAALSVCHGDAEVFFVGGAEIYAQVLPIADRLYLTEIKRDFAGDARFPSFDSADWQEVSRERHVKENGEPFEYHFVIYDRKR
- the ccoN gene encoding cytochrome-c oxidase, cbb3-type subunit I — its product is MEATYNYKVVRQFALMTVVWGIVGMLVGVFIAAQLIWPDMTYGIPWLSYGRLRPLHTNAVIFAFGGSALFATSYYVVQRTCHVRLFSDGLAAFTFWGWQLIILLAAITLPLGYTTSKEYAELEWPIDILIAVVWVAYAIVFFGTIAKRRTPHIYVANWFFGAFIITIALLHIVNNIEIPVGPMKSYSAYAGVQDAMIQWWYGHNAVGFFLTAGFLGMMYYFVPKQAQRPVYSYRLSVVHFWALIFTYMWAGPHHLHYTALPDWAQSLGMLFSLILLAPSWGGMINGIMTLSGAWHKLRTDPILKFLITSLSFYGMSTFEGPMMSIKTVNALSHYTDWTIGHVHSGALGWVAMVSIGSLYYLIPRLFGRTEMYSTRLITVHFWVATIGVVLYIAAMWIAGVMQGLMWRDFNVDGTLKYSFAEVVKAMYPYYMIRLLGGVLFFVGMLIMAYNVVKTIAGQKAVDAPIPAPAHA